A section of the Anabaena cylindrica PCC 7122 genome encodes:
- a CDS encoding glycosyltransferase family 4 protein, with protein MKIFFLDQSGKPGGAELCLLDIAKPYSESSLVGLFADGDFRKLLQQHQIPVEVLTTQSLPVHKQSSLLQAIGSLGKLAPLINKVVQRAREYDLIYANTQKALVVGAVASFLARRPLVYHLHDILSLEHFSQTNLRVAVTLVNQFASLVIANSQASKIAFLEAGGNPDIIEVVYNGFAATNYQVPETDVINLRKKLGLEEKFIVGHFSRLSPWKGQHILISALAECPQDVIVMLVGDALFGEQEYVQELHQKVTALGLENQVKFLGFRSDIPQLMTMCDLVAHTSTAPEPFGRVIVEAMLCGKPVVAAKAGGVMELVEDGINGFLVTPNNPQELAQVINTCINETTRTATIANNARINASERFDVTTINQQIAQLLNLYCKRFIV; from the coding sequence ATGAAAATTTTTTTCTTAGACCAAAGTGGTAAACCAGGTGGTGCAGAATTATGTTTATTAGATATTGCTAAACCCTATTCTGAAAGCTCACTTGTTGGTTTATTTGCAGATGGTGATTTTAGAAAATTATTACAACAACATCAAATCCCCGTAGAAGTTTTAACAACTCAATCGCTTCCAGTTCATAAACAAAGTAGTTTATTACAAGCGATAGGTAGTTTAGGAAAGCTTGCACCATTAATTAATAAAGTAGTTCAACGTGCTAGAGAATATGATTTAATTTATGCTAATACTCAAAAAGCCTTAGTTGTTGGTGCAGTAGCGAGTTTTTTAGCTCGTCGTCCCTTGGTTTATCATTTACATGATATTCTTTCCCTAGAACACTTTAGCCAAACTAATCTGCGGGTTGCAGTTACTTTAGTAAATCAGTTTGCTTCATTAGTAATTGCTAATTCCCAAGCTAGTAAAATAGCATTTTTAGAAGCAGGAGGAAACCCAGATATTATTGAAGTTGTTTATAATGGATTTGCAGCAACTAATTACCAAGTTCCTGAAACTGATGTTATAAACCTCAGGAAAAAATTAGGATTAGAAGAAAAATTTATTGTTGGACACTTTAGTCGGCTTTCTCCTTGGAAAGGACAGCATATTTTAATTAGCGCCCTAGCTGAATGTCCGCAAGATGTGATAGTTATGTTAGTAGGTGATGCTTTGTTTGGTGAGCAGGAATATGTGCAAGAATTACACCAAAAAGTTACTGCATTGGGACTGGAAAATCAGGTTAAATTTTTAGGATTTCGCTCGGATATCCCCCAATTAATGACTATGTGCGATTTAGTAGCTCATACTTCGACTGCACCTGAACCTTTTGGAAGGGTTATCGTTGAAGCTATGCTGTGCGGTAAACCTGTCGTTGCTGCTAAAGCAGGAGGAGTAATGGAGTTAGTAGAAGATGGAATTAATGGTTTTTTAGTTACACCCAATAACCCCCAGGAATTAGCACAGGTGATTAATACTTGTATTAATGAAACCACAAGAACTGCGACTATTGCTAATAATGCTAGAATTAATGCTAGTGAGCGTTTTGATGTGACAACTATTAATCAACAAATTGCCCAATTATTGAATTTATACTGCAAACGGTTCATAGTTTAA
- a CDS encoding GTP-binding protein: MSQPNAVRNLQETHLNRARASLRQALSWYGYLRKSGQLSSKPELASLVKPEIEALTATLNKLDSNVIRIAAFGLVSRGKSAVLNSLLGEKILQTGPLNGVTQWPRSIRWKPGGKVLVELIDTPGLDEIEGESRAQMARDVARQADLILFVVSGDITRIEYQGLLELRQAQKPLILVFNKIDLYPEVDRKAIYKNLQQLGAGNPQAKPLLPDEIVMVAAEPAPMEVRVEYADGNVSYEWETPLPQVEELKQTILNILNREGRSLLALNALLQARDSEVSIAQKTIDLRQKEAEDIIWKFSKYKALAIALNPIPVLDVIGGAITDLALIRSLARFYGLPMTSYEATNLLKTILFSSGGLLLGEIGSSLMLGLGNSTAILASGDSPLNITTFAGGALAKLTGGIAQAGIAGYGSYTIGKAAQVYLEKGCTWGQLGASTVIQEILSQVDKNTILYRLRAELGGKFGEF; encoded by the coding sequence TTGTCCCAACCTAACGCAGTGCGTAATCTGCAAGAAACTCATTTAAACCGCGCCCGTGCTAGTCTTAGACAAGCACTATCTTGGTATGGATATCTCCGCAAGTCTGGACAGCTATCATCTAAACCAGAATTGGCAAGTTTGGTAAAACCAGAAATAGAAGCTTTAACTGCCACACTCAACAAGCTAGACTCTAATGTGATTAGAATTGCGGCTTTTGGTTTGGTGAGTCGTGGGAAGTCTGCGGTTTTAAATTCTTTGCTGGGGGAAAAAATCCTTCAAACTGGCCCCCTCAATGGTGTAACTCAGTGGCCTCGTTCTATTCGTTGGAAACCAGGGGGAAAGGTTTTAGTTGAATTAATTGATACTCCTGGATTGGATGAAATTGAGGGGGAATCAAGGGCGCAAATGGCGCGAGATGTAGCACGTCAGGCTGATTTGATTTTGTTTGTTGTCTCCGGTGATATTACTAGAATTGAGTATCAAGGGTTACTGGAATTACGCCAAGCTCAAAAACCCCTGATTTTGGTGTTTAATAAAATTGATTTATACCCAGAAGTAGATAGAAAAGCTATTTACAAAAATTTACAGCAATTGGGGGCAGGAAATCCCCAAGCTAAACCTTTATTACCTGATGAAATTGTAATGGTAGCGGCTGAACCTGCACCAATGGAGGTGAGGGTGGAATATGCAGATGGGAATGTGAGTTATGAATGGGAAACGCCACTACCACAGGTTGAGGAACTTAAGCAAACTATACTTAATATACTAAATCGGGAAGGGCGATCGCTCTTAGCTTTAAATGCACTCCTGCAAGCACGGGACTCAGAAGTATCCATAGCTCAAAAAACCATTGATTTACGCCAAAAAGAGGCAGAAGATATCATTTGGAAATTTAGCAAATATAAAGCTCTTGCGATCGCTTTAAATCCTATTCCTGTTTTAGATGTTATTGGTGGGGCAATTACCGATTTAGCTTTAATTCGTTCTTTAGCTAGATTCTACGGTTTACCAATGACTAGCTATGAAGCTACTAACCTCTTAAAAACCATTTTATTCAGTTCTGGCGGTTTATTGTTGGGAGAAATAGGCAGTAGTTTAATGTTAGGTTTAGGCAATAGTACTGCTATTCTAGCCAGTGGTGATAGTCCTCTGAATATTACTACTTTTGCTGGCGGTGCGTTAGCGAAGCTCACCGGAGGTATTGCTCAAGCTGGTATTGCCGGCTATGGTTCTTATACTATTGGTAAAGCTGCACAGGTATATTTAGAAAAAGGCTGTACCTGGGGACAGTTAGGTGCTAGTACCGTTATTCAAGAGATTTTATCTCAAGTTGATAAAAATACAATTTTGTACCGGTTGCGAGCAGAATTAGGGGGGAAATTCGGCGAATTTTGA
- a CDS encoding Calvin cycle protein CP12 has translation MTSLDGVQAAINSGKNSTQTIEEAILEAIVEARATCEENGSNSPNCAVAWDIVEELQAEKAHQKQAQHHKTSLESYCEMYPDALECLIYDV, from the coding sequence ATGACATCTTTAGATGGAGTTCAAGCTGCTATTAACTCCGGTAAAAATAGCACTCAAACAATTGAAGAAGCGATTCTCGAAGCAATTGTTGAAGCTCGTGCAACCTGTGAGGAAAATGGAAGTAATTCCCCTAATTGTGCAGTAGCTTGGGATATTGTCGAAGAATTGCAAGCCGAAAAAGCACATCAAAAACAGGCACAACATCACAAAACTTCTCTAGAAAGCTATTGTGAGATGTATCCAGATGCTTTGGAGTGCCTTATCTACGACGTATAA
- a CDS encoding type II toxin-antitoxin system VapC family toxin: protein MIILDTNVLSELMKSKKSKAVFNWTNQQPLMSLFTTTITQAEILYGITILSEGKRRDELTQAAQLMFSKDFAGRIFPFDQNAAVAFANIASQRRKNGTPISQADAQIAAICYTQEATIASNTSCF from the coding sequence ATGATTATTCTTGATACCAATGTATTGTCAGAACTGATGAAGTCTAAAAAGTCTAAAGCAGTTTTTAATTGGACAAACCAACAACCCTTAATGAGTCTGTTTACCACAACAATTACTCAAGCAGAAATTCTCTATGGAATTACTATACTCTCTGAGGGAAAACGACGAGATGAACTCACTCAAGCAGCACAACTCATGTTTTCTAAAGATTTCGCTGGACGTATTTTTCCCTTTGATCAAAATGCTGCTGTAGCATTTGCTAATATTGCATCCCAAAGACGAAAAAATGGAACTCCAATTTCTCAAGCTGATGCTCAAATTGCAGCTATTTGTTACACTCAGGAAGCAACTATAGCAAGCAACACGTCATGTTTCTGA
- a CDS encoding FitA-like ribbon-helix-helix domain-containing protein has product MTNIIISNLDDEIKSRLQKRAEKHGHSLEEAREILYMTLIENNENSLNLATLIEKRFANFGDFELPEIAREPIRTVSTFEE; this is encoded by the coding sequence ATGACTAATATTATTATTTCTAACCTTGATGATGAAATCAAATCTCGTCTGCAAAAACGAGCAGAAAAACACGGACATTCTCTAGAAGAAGCCAGAGAAATTCTTTACATGACTCTGATAGAAAATAACGAAAATTCCTTAAACCTAGCAACTCTGATTGAAAAGAGGTTTGCGAATTTCGGAGATTTTGAATTACCAGAAATAGCTAGAGAACCTATCCGTACTGTATCAACATTTGAAGAATGA
- a CDS encoding mannose-1-phosphate guanyltransferase, producing MRAVLMAGGSGTRLRPLTCDLPKPMVPILNRPIAEHIINLLKRHHITEVIATLHYLPDVLRDYFQDGSDFGVQMTYAIEEDQPLGTAGCVKNIAELLDETFLVISGDSITDFDLSAAIAFHKHKQSKATLILTRVPNPIEFGVVITDEEGRIQRFLEKPSTSEIFSDTVNTGTYILEPEVLDYLPENTESDFSKDLFPLLLAKNEPIYGYVAQGYWCDVGHLDAYREAQYDALARKVKLDFPYTETSTGIWVGQNTYIDQTARIETPAVIGDNCRIGARVQIEDGTVIGDNVTIGADANLKRPIVWNGAIIGDEAQLSACVISRGTRVDRRAHVLEAAVVGSLSTVGEEAQISPGVRVWPSKKIESGAVLNINLIWGNTAQRNLFGQRGVQGLANIDISPEFAVKLGAAYGSTLKPGCKVTVSRDQRNVSRMVTRSLIAGLMSVGVDIQNLDSTAIPITRTVIPTMGVAGGIHVRIHPDRPDYILIEFMDSKGINITKAQEKKIEGAYFKEDMRRAQSHEIGDVAYPSQVIDRYCTAFEKLLNVSTLSNSRAKVVIDYVYAVSGAVLPQMLDKFGADAVVLNASLNKASMTTTNREGLLTQLGHVVEALKANFGVQVSANGEQLILVDESGYPIRGEILTALMVDMMLTSNPRCSVVVPVHASSAVEQVARRHDGKVIRTKANPTALMEASQKNPNVVLGGSGETGFIFPHLHPGFDSMFCIAKLIEMLTIQERSLASVRAELPRVIHKNYTIRCPWTAKGALMRYLVETHPAQNLELIDGVKICQPYDDSWVLVLPDASEPMVHLFANSSDRDWVDENLRNYRNRVQTFVERQQEQYATEM from the coding sequence ATGCGTGCAGTACTAATGGCGGGGGGTTCGGGGACAAGGTTACGTCCCTTAACTTGCGATCTACCGAAACCGATGGTTCCTATATTAAATCGACCAATTGCTGAACATATCATTAATCTTCTCAAACGACATCACATCACGGAAGTAATTGCTACATTACATTATTTACCGGATGTTCTCCGAGATTATTTCCAGGATGGTAGTGATTTTGGCGTGCAGATGACCTACGCTATTGAAGAGGATCAACCTCTAGGAACAGCAGGCTGTGTCAAGAATATTGCTGAACTTCTGGATGAGACTTTTTTAGTAATTAGCGGAGATAGTATCACAGATTTTGACTTGAGTGCTGCGATCGCATTTCATAAACACAAACAGTCAAAAGCAACTTTAATTTTAACCCGTGTTCCCAACCCTATTGAATTTGGGGTCGTCATTACTGACGAAGAGGGACGAATACAGCGATTTTTAGAAAAACCTTCCACTAGCGAAATTTTTTCCGATACTGTCAACACTGGCACGTATATTTTAGAACCCGAAGTTTTAGACTATTTACCAGAAAACACCGAATCTGATTTTTCTAAAGACTTATTCCCCCTACTCCTAGCCAAAAATGAGCCAATTTACGGTTATGTAGCCCAAGGTTACTGGTGTGATGTGGGTCATTTAGATGCATACCGTGAAGCACAATATGATGCTTTAGCTAGGAAGGTAAAACTAGATTTTCCCTATACAGAAACTTCTACTGGTATCTGGGTAGGTCAAAATACTTATATTGATCAGACAGCCAGAATTGAAACTCCGGCTGTAATTGGCGATAATTGCCGCATTGGGGCGAGAGTACAAATTGAAGATGGGACTGTAATCGGTGATAATGTCACTATTGGCGCTGATGCTAATTTGAAGCGTCCCATAGTTTGGAATGGGGCAATTATTGGAGATGAAGCGCAATTATCGGCCTGTGTAATTTCCCGTGGTACTCGTGTAGATAGACGCGCTCATGTATTAGAAGCTGCTGTAGTTGGTTCCCTTTCTACGGTGGGAGAAGAAGCACAAATTAGTCCTGGGGTGCGGGTTTGGCCAAGTAAAAAAATTGAATCTGGTGCAGTTTTAAATATTAACTTGATTTGGGGAAATACTGCCCAACGAAATTTATTTGGTCAACGGGGTGTTCAAGGTTTAGCTAATATCGACATTTCCCCAGAATTTGCGGTTAAATTAGGCGCTGCTTATGGTTCGACTTTAAAACCAGGTTGTAAAGTCACAGTTTCCCGTGACCAGCGTAATGTCTCGCGCATGGTGACTCGTTCTTTAATTGCTGGTTTGATGTCGGTAGGTGTGGATATTCAAAACCTTGATTCTACAGCTATTCCCATTACCAGAACTGTTATCCCCACAATGGGAGTTGCTGGGGGTATTCATGTGCGAATACATCCAGATCGTCCTGATTATATCCTGATTGAATTCATGGATAGTAAGGGAATTAATATCACTAAAGCACAGGAAAAGAAGATTGAGGGGGCTTATTTTAAGGAAGATATGCGAAGAGCGCAAAGTCATGAAATTGGTGATGTCGCCTATCCTAGCCAAGTGATTGACCGTTATTGTACTGCTTTTGAAAAGCTATTGAATGTTTCTACCCTCAGCAATAGTCGAGCTAAGGTGGTAATTGACTATGTTTATGCTGTGTCTGGGGCAGTTTTACCCCAAATGTTAGATAAATTTGGTGCTGACGCGGTGGTGCTGAATGCAAGTTTGAATAAAGCTTCAATGACTACCACTAACCGCGAAGGACTACTGACTCAATTGGGTCATGTGGTGGAAGCATTAAAAGCTAATTTTGGGGTGCAGGTATCAGCTAATGGGGAACAACTAATTTTAGTTGATGAGTCTGGTTATCCGATTCGGGGGGAGATTTTGACGGCGTTAATGGTCGATATGATGTTAACATCTAATCCGAGATGTTCGGTAGTTGTACCGGTTCATGCTTCTAGTGCTGTGGAACAAGTTGCGCGTCGTCATGATGGTAAGGTAATTCGCACGAAAGCAAATCCGACGGCTTTGATGGAGGCTTCTCAGAAAAATCCGAATGTGGTTTTGGGTGGAAGTGGTGAAACTGGTTTTATTTTCCCCCATCTTCATCCGGGGTTTGATTCGATGTTCTGTATTGCCAAGTTAATTGAGATGTTAACTATTCAAGAGCGATCGCTTGCATCTGTTCGCGCCGAACTGCCACGAGTCATTCACAAGAACTATACCATCCGTTGTCCTTGGACTGCAAAGGGGGCATTAATGCGTTATTTGGTAGAAACTCACCCAGCCCAAAATCTGGAATTAATTGATGGGGTAAAAATTTGTCAACCCTATGATGATAGTTGGGTGTTAGTTTTGCCTGATGCTAGTGAACCAATGGTACATTTATTTGCCAATAGTAGCGATCGCGATTGGGTAGATGAAAATCTGAGAAACTACCGCAATCGTGTCCAAACTTTTGTGGAAAGACAACAGGAACAGTACGCAACTGAAATGTAA
- a CDS encoding YciI family protein: MPKYIMWGTYCEDVLEKRDPYRQAHLEGLAKQKESGVLITLGPTKDVTKVFGIYEAEDEATVRQLVEADPYWQNGIWTEYFIKEWIQAF; this comes from the coding sequence ATGCCTAAATATATAATGTGGGGAACTTACTGCGAAGACGTGTTAGAAAAACGCGATCCCTATCGTCAAGCTCATTTAGAAGGATTAGCAAAACAAAAAGAATCTGGTGTTTTGATTACCCTTGGCCCTACTAAAGATGTCACTAAAGTATTTGGCATTTACGAAGCCGAAGATGAAGCTACTGTCCGTCAATTAGTAGAAGCTGATCCCTATTGGCAAAACGGCATCTGGACAGAATATTTTATTAAAGAGTGGATTCAAGCTTTTTAA
- a CDS encoding transglycosylase domain-containing protein yields MSSSETFQQEQSEFQTSPSFEFWREVGLITGGTLFSIGMLASSVIVGGLIGLALSCRNLPNIKNIVNFLPAETTYIYDINGKLLVGIHGEANRKVVSLDKIPSHLKRAVLASEDNYFYKHHGIDPGGIGRAAVVNWVAGSVKEGGSTITMQLVKNLFLSRERALSRKIAEAILAIRLEQILSKDQILQMYLNQVYWGHNNYGVETAAQTYFDKSVENLTLSESAMMAGLIQAPEKISPFVNMNLAKQKQRQVLGRMRALKWISQQEYDDAIQQKIKLGQIKSFQGSIFPDVTNAVKQELIKKFGYDAVFKGGLRVQTTVASDLQIMAEETINKWHKTLENQGLNKNQMALVAIDPRTQFIKALVGGVDSKSSEFNRVTQALRQPGSAFKPFVYYTAFANGKFTPETTILDTPVSYPDVQGSVYSPRNYDHSFKGAIPIRNALALSRNVPAVKLGQEIGIKKVIETCRTLGIISPMEPVTSLPLGAIGVTPLEIASAYATFANYGWKSPPTLIARVSDSSGNILLDNTPKPQQVLNPWASAAILDVMQSAVTEGTGRGAIINRPSAGKTGTTSSEKDIWFIGTVPQLTTAIWVGRDDNKQLARRATGGGMVAPIWRDFMEKALQDVPVEKFQPVSKFSRPKPIKTTKPSRLKKR; encoded by the coding sequence ATGTCTTCATCAGAAACTTTTCAACAGGAACAGTCAGAATTTCAGACTTCACCTAGTTTTGAGTTTTGGAGAGAAGTAGGTCTGATTACTGGTGGTACTCTCTTCTCAATTGGGATGCTGGCAAGTTCTGTTATTGTGGGAGGATTAATTGGCCTGGCTCTTAGTTGCCGCAATTTACCAAATATTAAAAATATAGTCAACTTTTTGCCAGCAGAAACAACTTATATTTATGACATTAACGGCAAGTTATTAGTAGGTATACATGGAGAAGCCAATCGAAAAGTTGTATCATTAGATAAAATTCCCTCACATTTAAAACGCGCAGTATTAGCCAGTGAAGATAACTATTTCTATAAACACCACGGTATTGATCCTGGAGGAATTGGACGTGCAGCTGTAGTCAATTGGGTAGCTGGTAGTGTCAAAGAAGGAGGTTCTACAATCACCATGCAGCTGGTGAAAAATCTTTTTCTATCTAGGGAGCGTGCTTTAAGTCGCAAAATAGCGGAAGCGATATTAGCCATTCGCTTAGAGCAAATTCTCAGTAAAGACCAGATTTTACAAATGTACCTTAATCAAGTTTATTGGGGTCATAATAACTATGGTGTAGAAACAGCAGCACAGACCTACTTTGATAAATCGGTGGAGAATTTGACTTTGAGTGAATCAGCAATGATGGCAGGTTTGATTCAAGCCCCAGAAAAAATTAGCCCTTTTGTCAACATGAATTTGGCTAAACAGAAACAAAGGCAAGTATTAGGAAGAATGCGGGCATTAAAATGGATTAGCCAGCAAGAATATGATGATGCTATCCAACAAAAAATTAAACTTGGTCAAATCAAGTCATTTCAAGGTAGTATTTTTCCTGATGTTACCAATGCTGTAAAACAGGAATTGATTAAAAAATTTGGGTATGATGCAGTATTTAAAGGTGGATTGCGTGTGCAAACTACGGTAGCATCAGACTTGCAAATAATGGCAGAAGAAACTATCAATAAATGGCATAAAACTCTTGAAAATCAAGGGTTAAATAAAAATCAAATGGCTTTAGTTGCAATTGATCCACGCACTCAATTTATCAAAGCATTGGTAGGTGGTGTAGATTCAAAATCTAGCGAATTTAACCGGGTAACTCAAGCACTACGTCAGCCCGGTTCTGCTTTTAAACCATTTGTTTACTATACTGCTTTTGCTAATGGTAAGTTTACGCCAGAGACAACCATACTCGATACCCCAGTTAGCTACCCTGATGTGCAAGGAAGTGTCTATTCTCCACGCAATTACGATCATAGTTTTAAGGGTGCAATACCAATTCGTAATGCTTTGGCGCTATCTCGTAATGTTCCTGCGGTTAAGCTTGGTCAAGAAATAGGAATCAAAAAAGTTATTGAAACTTGCCGTACTTTAGGAATTATCAGCCCGATGGAACCTGTAACTTCTTTGCCATTAGGTGCAATTGGTGTTACGCCACTGGAAATAGCTAGTGCTTATGCTACTTTTGCCAATTATGGCTGGAAATCGCCACCAACGCTCATTGCCCGTGTTAGTGATAGTAGTGGTAATATCTTGCTTGATAACACCCCAAAGCCGCAGCAAGTTCTTAATCCTTGGGCCTCAGCTGCAATTTTAGATGTGATGCAATCGGCAGTTACAGAAGGAACTGGTAGAGGTGCGATTATCAACCGTCCATCTGCGGGAAAAACTGGTACAACTTCTTCAGAAAAGGATATTTGGTTTATTGGTACAGTACCCCAGTTAACAACTGCTATTTGGGTAGGAAGAGATGATAATAAGCAGTTAGCTCGCCGTGCTACAGGTGGTGGTATGGTTGCTCCAATTTGGCGCGATTTTATGGAGAAGGCACTTCAAGATGTGCCAGTAGAGAAGTTCCAGCCAGTTTCTAAGTTTTCTCGCCCTAAGCCAATTAAGACTACTAAACCAAGTAGATTGAAAAAACGGTAG
- a CDS encoding endonuclease/exonuclease/phosphatase family protein gives MSFNLRYDKPDPGVRQWKKRVGAIASLIQHYQPDLLGTQEGKSHQLLDLQALLPEYKFIGSDRTGTGQGEHCAVFYNPQRLKLQQTQDFYLSDTPEIPGSITWGTRLPRMATWANFEVSNPEVSVTIVNTHLDHESAKARELGAALISQRLAEFPLEHYLLLTGDFNANPSTLARQIFLSPLANGKKLQDALATLPLEQQKTFHEFTGEAWDAIDTIYGDRRFQIEQVLINSQQWEGVWPSDHFPVIVKLNML, from the coding sequence ATGAGTTTTAACCTCCGCTACGATAAACCAGATCCGGGGGTGCGTCAGTGGAAAAAGCGTGTAGGTGCGATCGCATCTTTAATCCAACACTACCAACCGGATTTACTGGGGACACAGGAAGGTAAATCTCATCAACTGCTTGATTTACAAGCACTTTTACCAGAATATAAATTTATAGGGAGCGATCGCACGGGGACAGGACAAGGTGAGCATTGTGCAGTTTTCTACAATCCCCAACGTCTCAAGCTTCAACAAACCCAAGATTTTTACCTCAGCGATACCCCAGAAATACCCGGTAGTATCACCTGGGGAACACGTTTACCACGCATGGCCACTTGGGCTAATTTTGAAGTGAGTAATCCTGAAGTTTCTGTAACTATCGTCAACACCCATCTAGATCACGAAAGTGCCAAAGCCAGAGAGTTAGGTGCAGCCTTAATTAGTCAACGTTTAGCCGAATTTCCGTTAGAACACTACCTACTGCTAACAGGCGATTTTAACGCCAATCCCAGCACCCTAGCGCGTCAAATTTTCCTCTCACCCCTAGCTAATGGTAAAAAATTACAAGATGCTTTAGCAACCCTGCCCTTAGAACAACAGAAAACCTTTCATGAGTTTACAGGTGAAGCGTGGGATGCCATAGATACGATATATGGCGATCGCCGTTTTCAAATAGAACAGGTACTTATTAACTCTCAACAGTGGGAAGGAGTTTGGCCTTCTGATCATTTTCCCGTGATTGTGAAATTAAATATGCTTTAA
- a CDS encoding response regulator transcription factor — translation MDMLPTTIPKILVVDDDFSVRNLVYRFLSRKYQIESAADGKTALALFDQFNPALVILDWNLPDANGYKLCQEMQSRTNVLVLILTSRNDEADKIRVLAAGADDFMTKPFSLAEVEVRVEALLRRIRYIHPSQSQRLIFKQLAINPEGREVTLNDKPLALTALEFNILHFLASHPGQAWSRPQLIQKIWGCDYVGDGRVVDVHIGQLRKKMEADSSMPEFIKTVRGYGYKFEPPEGSKV, via the coding sequence ATGGATATGCTTCCCACGACTATTCCCAAGATTCTAGTTGTAGACGACGATTTCAGTGTCCGAAATCTCGTTTACCGTTTTCTCAGTCGAAAATATCAAATAGAGTCAGCAGCAGATGGTAAAACTGCGCTGGCGTTGTTTGACCAATTTAACCCTGCATTGGTAATTCTGGATTGGAATTTGCCAGATGCTAATGGCTACAAACTCTGTCAAGAAATGCAGAGTCGCACAAACGTTTTAGTTTTGATACTCACTAGCCGGAATGACGAAGCGGATAAAATTAGAGTTCTGGCAGCAGGTGCAGATGACTTCATGACTAAACCATTTAGCTTGGCAGAAGTAGAAGTCAGAGTGGAAGCACTTTTAAGACGCATACGTTATATCCATCCTAGTCAATCACAACGTCTCATTTTTAAACAGTTAGCAATTAACCCAGAAGGTAGAGAGGTAACGCTGAACGATAAACCCTTGGCTTTAACAGCTTTAGAGTTTAATATTTTACATTTTTTAGCCAGCCATCCTGGTCAAGCTTGGAGTCGTCCCCAACTAATTCAAAAAATTTGGGGTTGTGACTATGTAGGAGACGGAAGAGTTGTGGATGTACATATTGGTCAGCTACGTAAAAAAATGGAAGCTGACTCAAGTATGCCGGAATTTATTAAAACCGTGCGTGGTTATGGTTACAAGTTTGAACCACCTGAAGGTAGCAAAGTTTAA